The proteins below are encoded in one region of Metabacillus dongyingensis:
- the dtd gene encoding D-aminoacyl-tRNA deacylase, protein MKIVVQRARHAEVKVNNETVGKISEGFMLLVGVTHEDSEQDADYLADKIANLRVFEDEEQKMNLSLMDVGGQVLSISQFTLYGDCRKGRRPNFMAAAKPDQAQPLYDYFNAKLREKGITVQTGEFGAMMDVSFTNVGPVTLILESQAN, encoded by the coding sequence TTGAAAATAGTTGTACAGCGTGCCAGACATGCAGAAGTAAAAGTAAATAACGAAACTGTCGGCAAAATTTCTGAAGGATTCATGCTTTTAGTGGGGGTCACCCATGAGGATTCTGAACAGGATGCTGATTATCTTGCAGATAAAATTGCCAATCTGAGAGTTTTTGAAGACGAAGAGCAAAAAATGAACCTTTCCCTGATGGATGTGGGGGGACAAGTCTTATCTATTTCGCAGTTTACTCTCTACGGAGATTGCAGAAAAGGAAGAAGACCAAATTTTATGGCAGCTGCTAAACCTGATCAAGCACAGCCTTTATATGATTACTTCAATGCAAAGCTTCGTGAAAAAGGAATTACAGTACAAACAGGTGAGTTTGGCGCAATGATGGATGTATCGTTCACAAATGTCGGTCCTGTTACCCTGATTCTCGAATCACAAGCGAATTAA
- a CDS encoding SH3 domain-containing protein, producing MFRKLLFSIICTLLIISQLQMMPKPASAETKKAVIAADGLNIRSGPGLSYSVIASVKKGAVYSITDQKNDWYQIQLSGNNKGWVASWLVTLQQSSEAPKTSSGSTSDKVKSTAEDLRIRSGPGTSFQVTGTFDKGQTASFVQQNSNWVEISYKGKRGWVSSQFVIFLKKEQSKAPASSGATSGKVIATSLNVRNKPSTSADTIGSLKKNASVSITKTQDKWHEIQFKGQKGWVHSDFISTGSVQSPVGSSKKGKVTASSLNVRSVGSLNGSVVGSILKNAEVMILESKNSWHHIQYSGNKKGWVSSSFISIVNGQGNTGNEKPSQSKVSILQDGTNIRKGPATNQSILRRANAGEQFSVISKEGDWFKIQLSGNTSGYVAGWVVSQSGEGSSVTRPGGDVTSYLKNKTVVLDPGHGGRDGGAIGTRGTLEKNLTMSTAKLVFDKLKASGADVHLTRSSDSYISLSSRVSTSHYRNADAFISFHFDSIDNRSVNGMTTYYYSGSKDKPLASPVHSELMRQTKLKDRGTKFGDYHVIRENNQPAILLELGYVSNSTEELTVRSSTYQERVAQGVYYGLAQYFK from the coding sequence TTGTTTCGAAAATTACTCTTTTCCATCATTTGCACACTGCTTATAATAAGCCAGCTTCAAATGATGCCAAAGCCTGCATCAGCTGAAACAAAAAAAGCAGTTATCGCAGCGGACGGATTAAACATCAGAAGCGGCCCTGGATTAAGCTATTCCGTCATCGCCAGTGTAAAAAAAGGGGCTGTATACAGCATCACAGACCAGAAAAATGATTGGTATCAAATTCAATTATCTGGTAATAACAAGGGCTGGGTAGCCTCATGGCTAGTAACCCTTCAGCAATCTTCCGAAGCCCCCAAAACAAGCTCAGGCAGCACTTCGGACAAGGTCAAATCAACTGCTGAAGACTTGAGAATACGCAGCGGTCCTGGAACAAGCTTTCAGGTAACAGGCACATTTGACAAGGGACAAACGGCATCATTTGTCCAGCAAAACTCAAATTGGGTTGAGATCTCTTATAAAGGAAAAAGGGGCTGGGTTTCCAGTCAGTTTGTTATTTTTCTAAAGAAGGAACAATCCAAAGCACCTGCTTCATCCGGTGCAACGAGCGGCAAGGTTATTGCCACTTCACTGAATGTACGCAACAAGCCTTCAACATCAGCCGACACCATTGGAAGCTTGAAAAAGAATGCTTCTGTTTCAATCACAAAGACACAGGATAAATGGCACGAAATTCAATTTAAAGGCCAAAAGGGCTGGGTACATAGTGATTTTATTTCCACTGGTTCCGTTCAATCGCCTGTGGGAAGCTCCAAAAAAGGAAAAGTAACAGCAAGCTCACTTAACGTCCGCAGCGTCGGCAGCTTAAACGGCTCTGTAGTCGGTTCCATCTTAAAAAATGCAGAAGTCATGATTCTTGAATCTAAAAACAGCTGGCATCATATTCAATACTCTGGAAATAAAAAAGGCTGGGTTTCCAGTTCCTTTATTTCAATTGTTAACGGGCAAGGAAATACTGGCAATGAAAAACCAAGTCAATCTAAAGTCAGTATTTTGCAAGATGGCACTAATATTCGAAAAGGTCCAGCTACAAATCAAAGTATTCTGAGACGTGCTAATGCAGGTGAGCAATTTTCTGTTATCAGCAAAGAAGGAGATTGGTTTAAAATCCAGCTCTCCGGCAATACCTCCGGATATGTGGCAGGATGGGTGGTATCACAATCAGGTGAAGGAAGTTCTGTTACAAGGCCTGGCGGAGATGTTACCTCATACTTAAAAAATAAAACCGTTGTTTTAGATCCTGGCCATGGCGGACGTGATGGCGGAGCAATCGGCACCCGAGGAACCCTTGAGAAGAACCTGACGATGTCTACTGCCAAACTCGTCTTTGATAAACTGAAAGCTTCTGGGGCAGACGTGCATTTGACGCGCAGCTCTGACAGCTACATCAGCTTAAGCTCACGGGTAAGCACATCCCACTACAGAAATGCAGATGCTTTTATAAGTTTCCATTTTGACAGCATTGATAATAGGAGCGTCAATGGAATGACGACTTATTATTACAGCGGATCTAAAGATAAGCCGCTGGCATCACCTGTACATTCTGAATTAATGAGACAAACAAAGTTAAAAGACCGCGGAACGAAATTTGGAGATTATCATGTTATCCGTGAAAATAATCAGCCTGCCATTCTCCTGGAACTGGGGTATGTCAGCAACAGCACCGAAGAATTGACTGTCCGTTCAAGCACTTATCAGGAAAGAGTTGCACAAGGGGTTTATTATGGACTGGCACAGTATTTTAAATAA
- a CDS encoding RelA/SpoT family protein: MANEQVLTAEQVIEKAKQYLTDEDLLFIQKAYDFAEEAHREQYRKSGEPYIIHPIQVAGILVDLDMDPSTIAGGFLHDVVEDTDVTLDDLKQTFNDEVAMLVDGVTKLGKIKYKSHEEQQAENHRKMFVAMAQDIRVILIKLADRLHNMRTLKHLPQEKQRRISNETLEIFAPLAHRLGISKIKWELEDTALRYLNPQQYYRIVNLMKKKRAERELYLEEVIDEVKNRVHEVNIKADFSGRPKHIYSIYRKMALQNKQFNEIYDLLAVRIIVNSIKDCYAVLGIIHTCWKPMPGRFKDYIAMPKPNMYQSLHTTVIGPKGDPLEVQIRTNDMHTIAEYGIAAHWAYKEGKEAEEQSTLEQKLTWFREILEFQNDTTNAEEFMESLKIDLFSDMVFIFTPKGDVIEMPSGSVPIDFAYRIHSEIGNKTIGAKVNGKIVTLDYKLKTGDIIEIMTSKHSYGPSQDWLKLAQTSQAKNKIRQFFKKQRREENVDKGKEMVEKEIKNLDFELKEVLTSDNLKRVSEKFNFSNDEDMYAAVGYNGITAAQVANRLTEKWRKKRDMEQEKDISEVISEVRPYSSKKRDSGVRVKGIDNLLIRLSKCCNPVPGDEIVGFITKGRGVSVHRDDCPNVHTDEAQARLIPVEWETQLDGRKEYNVEIEILGYDRRGLLNEVLQAVNETKTNISSVAGKSDRNKVATINMAIAISNISHLHKVVERIKQISDIYSVRRIMN, from the coding sequence ATGGCTAATGAACAAGTACTGACTGCTGAGCAGGTCATAGAGAAGGCAAAACAATATTTAACGGATGAAGACTTGCTTTTCATTCAGAAAGCCTATGATTTTGCAGAAGAGGCGCATCGTGAACAATACCGAAAATCGGGTGAACCATATATTATTCATCCTATACAGGTCGCAGGGATTTTAGTTGATTTGGACATGGATCCGTCGACTATCGCGGGTGGATTTTTACATGACGTCGTAGAAGATACGGACGTGACACTTGATGACTTGAAACAAACATTTAATGATGAAGTCGCCATGCTAGTGGACGGAGTTACAAAGCTAGGAAAAATTAAATATAAATCTCACGAAGAACAACAGGCTGAAAATCATCGTAAAATGTTTGTCGCAATGGCACAGGACATTCGTGTGATATTAATTAAACTTGCTGACCGTCTTCACAATATGCGCACACTTAAGCACTTGCCGCAAGAAAAGCAGCGGAGAATCTCTAATGAAACCCTTGAAATTTTTGCGCCGCTTGCACACCGGTTGGGGATTTCAAAGATAAAGTGGGAGCTTGAAGACACAGCTCTGCGCTATTTGAATCCGCAGCAGTATTACCGCATTGTAAATTTAATGAAGAAAAAGCGTGCAGAACGCGAGCTTTATTTAGAAGAAGTCATTGATGAAGTGAAAAACCGTGTTCATGAAGTAAATATAAAAGCCGATTTCTCAGGCCGCCCAAAACATATTTACAGCATCTACCGGAAAATGGCACTTCAGAACAAGCAGTTTAATGAAATCTATGATTTATTGGCCGTTCGGATTATCGTAAACAGCATTAAAGACTGCTATGCCGTTCTCGGCATTATTCACACATGCTGGAAGCCGATGCCGGGAAGATTCAAAGATTATATAGCCATGCCAAAACCTAATATGTATCAATCCCTGCATACAACAGTGATCGGCCCAAAAGGCGATCCTCTGGAAGTTCAGATCCGCACAAATGACATGCACACGATTGCAGAATACGGGATTGCTGCTCACTGGGCATACAAAGAAGGCAAAGAGGCCGAAGAGCAATCAACTCTTGAACAAAAATTAACATGGTTCCGGGAAATTCTGGAGTTCCAGAATGATACAACCAATGCAGAAGAGTTTATGGAATCATTAAAAATCGACCTATTTTCAGATATGGTATTTATTTTCACGCCTAAAGGCGATGTGATCGAAATGCCTTCAGGCTCTGTTCCGATTGACTTTGCATACCGCATCCATTCAGAGATCGGCAACAAGACGATCGGTGCAAAAGTAAACGGCAAAATCGTCACCCTGGACTATAAATTAAAAACAGGCGACATCATTGAAATCATGACTTCCAAACATTCCTATGGACCTAGTCAGGATTGGCTAAAGCTTGCCCAAACGTCTCAGGCGAAAAATAAAATCCGCCAATTCTTCAAAAAGCAGCGCCGTGAGGAAAATGTTGACAAAGGCAAAGAAATGGTTGAGAAAGAAATTAAAAATCTCGACTTTGAATTAAAAGAGGTCTTAACGAGCGATAATTTAAAGCGTGTCTCTGAAAAATTCAATTTCTCAAACGATGAGGACATGTATGCTGCTGTAGGTTATAACGGCATCACAGCAGCCCAGGTTGCAAATCGGTTAACTGAAAAATGGCGCAAAAAACGTGATATGGAACAAGAGAAAGATATTTCAGAAGTGATTTCTGAGGTTCGTCCTTATTCCTCAAAAAAACGTGACAGCGGGGTCCGTGTTAAAGGAATTGACAATCTGCTGATCCGTTTATCAAAATGCTGCAATCCTGTACCAGGTGATGAAATTGTCGGTTTTATCACAAAAGGACGCGGGGTTTCTGTTCATCGGGACGATTGCCCTAATGTGCATACCGACGAGGCACAGGCCCGTCTTATACCTGTTGAATGGGAAACACAGCTTGATGGCCGCAAAGAGTACAACGTTGAAATCGAGATTCTCGGCTATGACCGCAGAGGGCTCCTTAACGAAGTCCTTCAGGCTGTCAACGAAACAAAGACAAACATTTCATCTGTTGCAGGCAAATCTGACCGGAACAAAGTAGCTACGATAAACATGGCGATTGCTATTTCCAACATAAGTCATCTTCACAAAGTAGTGGAGCGGATTAAGCAAATTTCTGATATTTATTCTGTAAGAAGAATCATGAATTAG
- a CDS encoding adenine phosphoribosyltransferase codes for MDLKKYVTVVPDYPKPGIQFKDITTLMDNGEAYRYATDQIVEYARKQNVDIIVGPEARGFIIGCPVAYSLGVGFAPVRKEGKLPREVVRVEYGLEYGKDVLTMHKDAIKPGQRVLITDDLLATGGTIEASIKLVEELGGVVAGIAFLIELSYLDGRSKLDDYDILTLMKF; via the coding sequence ATGGATTTAAAGAAGTATGTAACAGTGGTTCCAGATTATCCGAAGCCGGGTATTCAGTTTAAAGATATTACAACACTAATGGACAACGGTGAAGCTTACCGCTATGCAACAGATCAAATTGTTGAATATGCGCGTAAACAAAACGTTGATATAATTGTAGGACCGGAAGCCCGCGGATTTATCATCGGCTGTCCTGTAGCTTATTCACTTGGAGTAGGCTTTGCGCCAGTCCGCAAAGAAGGCAAGCTTCCTCGCGAGGTTGTACGCGTAGAGTATGGACTTGAGTATGGCAAAGATGTGCTAACAATGCATAAAGATGCCATCAAACCAGGTCAGCGCGTGTTAATCACAGATGATTTGCTTGCTACAGGCGGAACGATTGAAGCATCAATCAAATTGGTAGAAGAGCTTGGCGGAGTTGTAGCCGGCATCGCTTTCTTAATCGAATTAAGCTACCTTGACGGCCGCAGCAAATTGGATGATTACGATATTTTGACACTGATGAAGTTTTAA
- the recJ gene encoding single-stranded-DNA-specific exonuclease RecJ, producing MLKAKTRWDVSNHHPDKADELINTMKVTPLVASLLINRGIETAEQADQFLNIEKHGFLDPFMLLGMDKTVKRINDAITNQEKILIFGDYDADGVSSTTVLLETLTSLGANADFYIPNRFTEGYGPNEMAFRHAHDEGFSLIITVDTGISAVNEAALAKELGVDLIITDHHEPGPVLPDAYAIIHPKQPDCQYPFKELAGVGVAFKLAHALLGKAPEHLLEIAAIGTIADLVPLHGENRLIARLGIQQLKRTERKGLKALLKAAGADGKDVNEETIGFAIGPRINAVGRLESADPAVHLLMSEDDDEAQSLAKDIDLLNKERQKIVSQITEEAIEQVESMYPIEENPVLVLAKEDWNPGVVGIVASRMVEKYYRPTIILSIDHGKKMAKGSARSIAGFDLFANLSTCRDILPHFGGHPMAAGMTLDIDDVDQLRQRLNALAAERLTDKDFIPIKTIDAECTLAEITTDSIEEIGLLAPFGMSNPKPLFLLDSVQLGSMRKIGSDQTHLKLAVEQNHQQLDCIGFGFGHLHDHMAPLAKVSMVGELSINEWNNFRKPQFMIQDLAVNEWQLFDARGTRNLQKAIEKINDEKNVHIVFQKETLSMLEGSDLNILFLESGHASGDLDLKDKYVTFIDTPSSIEHLNALFAGARPDRIYAIFHQHTEHFFATIPTREHFKWYYGFLKQKGSFDLKKHAEALARHKGWSKETIDFMSQVFFDLEFATIENGIISVNHHPPKRDLAESTAYASKLQQLELENTLLYSSYQDLKIWFDERMKISSTLVNA from the coding sequence TTGCTGAAAGCGAAGACTAGATGGGATGTTTCTAACCACCATCCGGATAAGGCTGATGAATTGATAAATACGATGAAAGTTACGCCTCTGGTAGCTTCCCTGTTAATAAATCGCGGAATTGAAACTGCTGAGCAGGCCGACCAATTCCTGAATATTGAAAAGCATGGTTTTTTGGATCCATTCATGCTCCTTGGAATGGACAAAACTGTTAAGCGTATTAACGATGCGATTACTAATCAAGAAAAGATTTTGATTTTTGGAGATTATGATGCAGATGGAGTGAGCTCTACGACTGTTTTGCTCGAAACGCTTACCTCACTCGGAGCTAATGCTGATTTTTATATACCTAATCGTTTTACTGAAGGATATGGTCCAAATGAGATGGCTTTCCGCCATGCTCATGATGAAGGTTTTTCTTTAATCATTACGGTTGATACAGGGATCTCGGCTGTGAATGAAGCAGCTCTTGCAAAAGAGCTGGGCGTTGATCTGATCATAACCGATCATCATGAACCAGGACCGGTTCTTCCTGATGCTTATGCGATTATCCATCCAAAGCAGCCTGATTGCCAATATCCTTTCAAAGAGTTAGCCGGTGTGGGCGTAGCTTTTAAGCTTGCCCATGCACTGCTTGGCAAAGCACCAGAGCATTTGCTTGAAATTGCCGCAATAGGAACCATCGCGGACCTTGTTCCGCTTCACGGCGAGAATCGGCTGATTGCACGCCTTGGCATTCAGCAATTAAAACGTACAGAACGAAAAGGGTTAAAAGCGCTGCTTAAAGCAGCAGGAGCTGATGGAAAAGATGTAAATGAAGAGACGATTGGATTTGCCATCGGTCCGCGGATCAATGCCGTAGGGAGGCTGGAATCTGCTGATCCGGCCGTTCATCTCCTTATGTCAGAAGATGATGATGAGGCACAAAGTCTTGCAAAAGACATTGACTTGCTCAATAAAGAAAGACAGAAAATCGTCTCGCAAATTACGGAAGAGGCAATCGAACAAGTAGAATCCATGTATCCGATTGAAGAAAATCCGGTTCTTGTTCTAGCAAAAGAAGATTGGAACCCCGGCGTTGTCGGAATTGTAGCTTCGAGAATGGTAGAGAAATATTATAGACCTACGATTATCTTAAGCATTGACCACGGCAAGAAAATGGCTAAAGGATCTGCAAGAAGCATTGCGGGTTTTGATTTATTTGCTAATTTGTCAACATGCCGGGACATTCTGCCGCATTTCGGAGGACATCCAATGGCAGCTGGAATGACACTTGATATTGATGATGTTGACCAATTGAGACAGCGATTGAATGCCCTTGCGGCTGAGAGGCTGACTGACAAAGATTTCATACCCATCAAAACGATTGATGCGGAATGTACTCTTGCTGAAATCACTACGGACTCCATCGAAGAAATTGGGCTGCTCGCTCCGTTTGGCATGAGCAACCCGAAGCCTCTCTTCCTGCTTGACTCCGTTCAATTAGGGTCAATGAGGAAGATAGGGTCAGATCAAACACATTTGAAACTGGCGGTTGAACAAAATCATCAGCAGCTCGATTGTATCGGATTCGGATTTGGGCATCTTCATGATCATATGGCTCCTCTTGCAAAAGTGTCAATGGTTGGTGAATTATCTATTAATGAATGGAATAACTTCCGGAAGCCGCAATTCATGATCCAGGATCTCGCTGTCAATGAGTGGCAGCTGTTTGATGCAAGAGGAACCCGCAATCTTCAAAAAGCGATTGAAAAAATAAATGATGAAAAAAATGTCCATATCGTTTTCCAAAAAGAAACGCTCTCTATGCTTGAAGGCTCGGATCTCAATATTCTATTTTTGGAAAGCGGCCATGCTTCGGGCGACTTGGATTTAAAAGATAAATATGTCACATTCATTGACACGCCATCTTCTATAGAACATCTGAATGCCCTTTTTGCAGGAGCGCGCCCGGACCGGATCTATGCAATTTTTCATCAGCATACGGAACATTTTTTTGCCACAATACCAACGAGGGAACACTTCAAATGGTATTATGGATTTTTGAAACAAAAAGGGTCATTTGACTTAAAAAAACATGCAGAAGCGCTTGCCCGGCATAAAGGCTGGTCAAAAGAAACAATAGATTTCATGTCACAGGTGTTTTTTGACCTGGAATTTGCTACAATAGAGAATGGCATTATTTCTGTCAATCATCATCCGCCAAAAAGAGATCTAGCCGAATCTACTGCGTATGCTTCTAAGCTTCAGCAATTAGAGCTTGAAAATACGCTACTATATTCGTCATACCAGGATTTAAAAATATGGTTTGATGAAAGAATGAAAATATCGTCAACGCTTGTCAATGCATGA
- a CDS encoding LapA family protein: protein MKRQWSFIFAILFALIVAVFAVINVDPVEVDYLFGQAKWPLILIVLGSVLLGGLMIASAGLTRIYALQRKVKVLEKEKAELINENEALKKDPFVHETTSSAHGAKQIGQTSDEL from the coding sequence ATGAAGAGACAATGGAGTTTTATTTTTGCGATTCTTTTTGCACTTATTGTTGCGGTTTTTGCTGTCATAAATGTGGATCCTGTTGAAGTTGACTATTTATTCGGTCAAGCAAAATGGCCGCTTATTCTGATTGTTCTGGGTTCCGTTCTGCTTGGAGGGCTTATGATTGCTTCTGCAGGACTGACAAGAATTTACGCTCTTCAGCGCAAAGTGAAAGTTCTGGAAAAGGAAAAGGCAGAGCTTATAAATGAAAACGAAGCGCTTAAAAAAGATCCGTTTGTTCATGAAACAACAAGCAGTGCGCACGGAGCTAAGCAAATCGGCCAGACATCAGACGAATTATAA
- the hisS gene encoding histidine--tRNA ligase: protein MSFQIPRGTQDILPGDVERWQYIENTAREICRLYQYKEIRTPIFEHTELFQRGVGESTDIVQKEMYTFQDRKGRSLTLRPEGTASTVRAFVEKKLYAQPAQPTKLYYIGPMFRYERPQTGRFRQFVQFGVEALGSNSPAIDAEVISLAMELYSAVGLKKLKLIINSLGDADSRKAHREALIAHFEPRIGEFCSDCQKRLQQNPLRILDCKVDRNHELMGTAPSIMDYLNDESKAYFNKVQQYLTDLNIEFTVDPNLVRGLDYYNHTAFEIMSDAEGFGAITTLCGGGRYNGLVEDVGGPETPGIGFGLSIERFLAALDAENVELPIEQSIDCFVVALGDKAKDRSVSLVYELRKAGLTAEKDYEDKKMKAQFKAADRFKAKFVAVLGDDEIEKNIISVKNMETGSQVEVALDELTAYIKG from the coding sequence ATGTCATTTCAAATTCCGAGAGGCACACAGGATATCCTTCCTGGAGATGTTGAACGCTGGCAATATATTGAAAACACAGCACGTGAAATCTGCAGATTATATCAATATAAAGAAATCCGCACACCAATCTTTGAACACACTGAGCTTTTTCAAAGAGGAGTAGGTGAATCAACAGATATCGTTCAAAAAGAAATGTATACCTTCCAGGACCGCAAAGGAAGAAGCTTGACCCTTCGCCCTGAAGGAACGGCTTCAACGGTTCGTGCATTTGTTGAAAAGAAATTGTACGCTCAGCCGGCACAGCCGACAAAGCTTTACTATATCGGACCAATGTTCCGTTATGAGCGTCCGCAGACGGGACGCTTCCGCCAATTCGTTCAGTTTGGGGTTGAGGCGCTTGGAAGCAACAGTCCTGCAATCGATGCAGAAGTCATATCTCTTGCAATGGAACTTTATAGCGCTGTTGGATTGAAGAAGCTGAAGCTGATTATCAATAGTCTTGGCGATGCAGACAGCAGGAAAGCTCACAGGGAAGCATTAATTGCTCATTTTGAACCAAGAATCGGTGAATTTTGTTCGGATTGCCAGAAACGATTACAGCAAAATCCGCTTCGAATCCTGGATTGCAAAGTAGACCGGAATCATGAGCTTATGGGAACAGCCCCTTCGATCATGGATTACCTAAACGACGAGTCAAAAGCTTATTTCAATAAAGTTCAGCAATACTTAACGGATTTGAATATTGAGTTTACTGTAGATCCTAATCTAGTACGAGGATTAGATTACTACAATCACACGGCATTTGAGATCATGAGCGACGCAGAAGGATTTGGAGCGATCACAACACTTTGCGGCGGCGGAAGATACAACGGCCTTGTGGAAGACGTTGGCGGCCCTGAAACACCAGGGATCGGATTTGGTCTCAGCATCGAACGATTTCTTGCTGCCCTCGATGCAGAAAACGTGGAGCTTCCAATTGAACAATCGATCGATTGCTTCGTCGTAGCGCTTGGGGATAAAGCGAAAGACCGCTCTGTATCACTCGTATATGAACTCAGAAAAGCAGGATTGACTGCAGAAAAAGATTATGAGGACAAAAAAATGAAAGCTCAATTTAAGGCAGCGGATCGCTTTAAGGCTAAATTTGTTGCTGTATTGGGTGACGATGAGATTGAAAAGAACATCATATCTGTAAAAAACATGGAAACAGGCAGCCAAGTAGAAGTGGCATTAGATGAACTTACAGCCTATATAAAAGGATAG